A genomic stretch from Terriglobus sp. RCC_193 includes:
- a CDS encoding UdgX family uracil-DNA binding protein (This protein belongs to the uracil DNA glycosylase superfamily, members of which act in excision repair of DNA. However, it belongs more specifically to UdgX branch, whose founding member was found to bind uracil in DNA (where it does not belong), without cleaving it, appears to promote DNA repair by a pathway involving RecA, rather than base excision.), giving the protein MPVGAEQSAAPFVPDDRTLPVLQEAVQHCQGCDLYKNATQAVFGELETGAKAKKPKVSIMMIGEQPGDQEDKQGRPFVGPAGKFLDKCLEAADINRRKVYVTNTVKHFGWQPRGKLRIHKKPSMKEIHACRPWLEAELEAVHPEIIVCLGATAAQSLLGSGFKITQSHGKIHEVEGFPPIIATLHPSAILRARTDEDRQRDTKIFMDDLRRVTEFLKK; this is encoded by the coding sequence ATGCCTGTAGGTGCGGAACAAAGCGCAGCCCCATTTGTACCCGATGATCGAACACTGCCTGTTTTGCAGGAGGCCGTTCAGCATTGTCAGGGTTGCGACCTCTATAAAAATGCAACGCAGGCTGTGTTTGGAGAGCTGGAGACGGGAGCCAAGGCAAAGAAGCCGAAGGTGTCGATCATGATGATCGGCGAACAACCAGGCGACCAGGAAGATAAGCAGGGGAGGCCATTCGTTGGTCCCGCGGGGAAGTTCCTCGATAAGTGTCTCGAAGCAGCTGATATCAATCGACGAAAAGTCTATGTCACCAACACGGTGAAGCACTTCGGTTGGCAGCCGCGTGGCAAACTCCGCATCCACAAGAAACCGAGTATGAAAGAGATTCATGCCTGTAGGCCGTGGCTGGAAGCGGAACTTGAGGCCGTTCATCCAGAGATAATTGTTTGCCTCGGAGCCACGGCAGCGCAATCCTTGCTCGGCTCAGGCTTCAAGATCACCCAGTCGCATGGGAAAATCCATGAGGTTGAAGGTTTCCCCCCAATCATTGCCACCCTGCATCCGTCCGCTATTCTCCGGGCCAGGACAGACGAAGACCGCCAGCGGGACACCAAAATTTTCATGGATGACTTGCGGAGGGTCACAGAATTTCTGAAGAAATAA